In the genome of Zobellia nedashkovskayae, the window AGAGATTGTAATTATGCACCCTGGACCAATAAACAGAGGTGTTGAAATTACAAGTGATGTGGCTGATTCAAGACAGTCCATCATATTAAATCAAGTAGAAAATGGAGTTGCCATTCGTATGGCAGTGATTTATTTATTAGCTTCAAAAATAAAATAATAAAAGTATGATTTTTGAATCAGACGGTACCACGACCATCGTTTCTCAAGAAAAGACCACACTTTCTATTTTCTTGAAAAACTTAAATGACGCTTATCCAAAAATAAAAAATGACAATATTATCATAAACCTTTTTTCCTTTTCAAAACTAAAGGCAGATGATGTTCTTGAGTTTTTGCAGATTTCCGATTTGCATAAAAAAGCCAAGAAATCCTTTGTTTTGGTAACCGACAAAGTTTCTTATGATGAGGTGCCAGACGCTATAATAGTGGTGCCAACTATTCAAGAAGCACGCGATGTTATAGAAATGGAAGAAATAGAACGAGATTTAGATTTATGAGTAACTACCACCTAGCTCAAGTAAACATTGCTAAAATGTTAGCCCCTATAGACAGTCCTGTAATGGCTGATTTTGTTAACGACCTAGACCGTATAAATGCCATTGCGGATAAAAGTACAGGGTTTGTTTGGAGATTAAAAGGTGAAGAAAACGATGCTACTGCACTGCGTGTTTTTGAGGATAATTTTCTGATCATTAATATGTCTGTTTGGGAATCTAAAGAAGCCTTATTCAATTTTACATATGCTTCGCAGCATGCCGGAGTCATGAAAAGAAAAAAGGAATGGTTTCATAACATGTCTGACATGCACATGTGTTTATGGTATACTAAGGAAGGTCATGAGCCCACTCCGGAAGAAGCAAAAGAGCGTCTTCAATATCTTAACGACCACGGA includes:
- a CDS encoding DUF3291 domain-containing protein; this encodes MSNYHLAQVNIAKMLAPIDSPVMADFVNDLDRINAIADKSTGFVWRLKGEENDATALRVFEDNFLIINMSVWESKEALFNFTYASQHAGVMKRKKEWFHNMSDMHMCLWYTKEGHEPTPEEAKERLQYLNDHGESPYAFSFKGQFTAEDALIYSPKN
- a CDS encoding ribonuclease Z codes for the protein MIFESDGTTTIVSQEKTTLSIFLKNLNDAYPKIKNDNIIINLFSFSKLKADDVLEFLQISDLHKKAKKSFVLVTDKVSYDEVPDAIIVVPTIQEARDVIEMEEIERDLDL